A single region of the Drosophila miranda strain MSH22 chromosome 2, D.miranda_PacBio2.1, whole genome shotgun sequence genome encodes:
- the LOC108156117 gene encoding uncharacterized protein CG5902, whose protein sequence is MSNSNHYNNYQQQQQQPHHSSSNGDEYQHQQMVHQPHQQRYSNGHGMKSVAVPDMCLFCFEVLDCELNNIDGPGVPIFSNDAYPLFVTWKIGRDKRLRGCIGTFSAMELHNGLREYALTSAFKDSRFAPISRDEFSRLTVSVSILQNFEEAQGHLDWQLGVHGIRIEFLTERGCKRTATYLPQVATEQGWDQLQTIDSLLRKGGYRAAITQEMRKSIKLTRYRSQEIQMHYKEYREHLDRRGGQFGKVQC, encoded by the coding sequence ATGTCCAACTCCAACCACTACAACAactaccagcagcagcagcagcagccgcaccaTTCCAGCAGCAATGGGGACGAGTACCAGCATCAGCAGATGGTCCATCAGCCGCATCAGCAGCGATACTCGAACGGCCATGGTATGAAGAGCGTCGCTGTGCCGGACATGTGCCTCTTCTGCTTCGAGGTGCTCGACTGCGAGCTGAACAACATCGACGGGCCGGGGGTGCCGATTTTCAGCAACGATGCCTATCCCTTGTTCGTTACCTGGAAAATCGGACGCGACAAGCGACTGCGCGGCTGCATCGGCACCTTCAGCGCCATGGAGCTGCACAACGGCCTGCGTGAGTACGCTCTGACCAGCGCCTTCAAGGACTCTCGCTTTGCCCCCATCTCGCGCGACGAGTTCTCTAGGCTGACAGTCTCTGTGTCTATTCTGCAGAACTTCGAGGAAGCCCAGGGCCATTTGGACTGGCAGCTCGGCGTCCACGGTATTCGCATCGAGTTTCTCACGGAGCGCGGCTGCAAGCGCACTGCTACCTACCTCCCGCAGGTGGCCACCGAACAGGGCTGGGATCAGCTGCAGACAATTGATTCGCTGCTGCGCAAGGGCGGCTATCGCGCAGCCATCACCCAGGAGATGCGCAAGTCCATCAAGCTTACACGCTATCGCTCGCAGGAGATCCAGATGCACTACAAGGAGTACCGCGAGCACTTGGATCGCCGCGGCGGACAGTTCGGGAAGGTGCAGTGCTAA